One Fibrobacter sp. UWB16 DNA window includes the following coding sequences:
- the pilQ gene encoding type IV pilus secretin PilQ has protein sequence MKKLTKILTILIMVASFATAWAAPAEGSVAPNKKLYDFNFVNMDYEAIFRSVSVIAGVDILIAPDVKGKISLRVTKKTWQETLDIICNMNDLTWVIQDKYISIQRLSTYQAKQKKLADEENQAEQNAPLVRKNFQVHHAKADELVKVLESMKSNRGKISVVERTNSIIVYDTESKIEQMGNALVELDVETLQIMITAKLVVVNSELARELGVDWTAAVGTTTLTPGTAALGTAGAANSSRISGAIKSFPNGTSPAVGKANTAITASLLDNNLQIAISNLMGDASTEVLASPQVSTLDNTEAQVFMGDKVSIRVIDDSGESSTKMVETGIKLTVTPHVSGDNRILLDLHPENNSYGYDEKGEVVISTQEAKTKVVVADGETVVIGGLTRNENTESESGIPFLKDIPLLGNLFKYSRKSITKKDLVIFVTPRIIRNYIGNVDISEKSEETSSVAAPELKPVDDKIMTSPVVTGETPDAPVPENSHDDWNQ, from the coding sequence GTGAAAAAGCTGACTAAAATTCTGACGATTCTTATCATGGTGGCAAGCTTTGCGACCGCGTGGGCTGCTCCTGCCGAAGGCTCTGTAGCCCCGAATAAGAAGCTATATGACTTTAACTTCGTCAATATGGACTACGAAGCCATTTTCCGCTCTGTGTCGGTGATTGCTGGCGTGGACATCTTGATTGCCCCGGATGTCAAGGGCAAAATAAGCTTGCGCGTGACCAAGAAGACCTGGCAGGAAACCTTGGACATTATTTGTAATATGAATGACCTCACGTGGGTGATTCAGGACAAGTACATTTCCATCCAGCGCTTGAGCACTTATCAGGCAAAGCAGAAAAAGCTTGCCGACGAAGAAAATCAGGCCGAACAGAATGCGCCTCTTGTCCGTAAGAACTTCCAGGTGCACCACGCCAAGGCTGATGAACTTGTCAAGGTGCTTGAAAGCATGAAGTCGAACCGCGGCAAGATTTCTGTTGTGGAACGTACGAACTCCATCATTGTTTACGATACCGAAAGTAAGATCGAACAGATGGGCAATGCTCTTGTCGAACTTGACGTTGAAACGCTCCAGATCATGATTACGGCTAAGCTTGTTGTCGTGAACAGTGAACTTGCCCGTGAACTTGGTGTGGATTGGACTGCAGCTGTGGGAACCACTACGCTTACTCCTGGTACAGCCGCTCTTGGAACTGCCGGTGCTGCCAACTCCAGCCGAATCAGTGGTGCTATCAAGTCCTTCCCGAACGGAACTTCTCCGGCTGTGGGTAAGGCAAATACCGCCATTACGGCAAGCCTCCTCGACAACAATCTCCAGATCGCCATTTCGAACTTGATGGGTGATGCTTCTACGGAAGTGCTCGCCAGCCCGCAGGTTTCTACGCTCGACAACACCGAAGCTCAGGTGTTCATGGGTGACAAGGTTTCCATCCGCGTGATTGACGATAGCGGTGAATCTTCGACCAAGATGGTGGAAACGGGTATCAAGCTCACGGTGACGCCGCATGTTTCTGGCGACAACCGCATCTTGCTCGACCTCCATCCGGAAAACAACTCCTATGGCTATGACGAAAAGGGCGAAGTCGTGATTTCGACCCAGGAAGCAAAGACCAAGGTGGTTGTGGCTGACGGTGAAACGGTTGTGATCGGTGGCCTTACCCGTAACGAAAACACCGAAAGCGAAAGCGGTATCCCGTTCCTCAAGGATATTCCGCTCTTGGGCAACCTTTTCAAGTATAGCCGCAAGTCCATCACGAAGAAGGACCTCGTGATCTTTGTGACGCCGCGCATTATCCGCAACTACATCGGCAATGTCGATATCTCTGAAAAGTCCGAAGAAACTTCCAGTGTTGCCGCTCCGGAACTAAAGCCGGTCGATGACAAGATTATGACATCTCCGGTAGTGACGGGTGAAACTCCAGATGCTCCTGTTCCTGAAAACTCTCACGACGACTGGAATCAGTAA
- a CDS encoding type 4a pilus biogenesis protein PilO encodes MGNLNIDFKDKKNIYCIVTIVIICLALYSVYTYVWDPFQVEYESLESQRISAQKELDKINSKKHRVAELEMQLVQAEKDFQKLKEMFPEEEKVPLRLQDLYSVLRSSGVQIQKFNPEGRSEREHYIENRYSIAVNSGYHMLGYLFAEIANFNYPTAITNLKLSRYSGIAAEVQKAETHGWTPITMSVNFNLTTYTSKKVGK; translated from the coding sequence ATGGGCAACCTTAATATTGACTTTAAAGACAAGAAGAACATATACTGCATAGTAACGATTGTTATTATCTGTTTGGCCTTGTATTCTGTTTACACGTATGTGTGGGATCCATTCCAGGTTGAATACGAAAGTTTGGAAAGCCAGAGAATCTCTGCACAGAAGGAATTGGACAAGATTAATTCCAAGAAGCATCGCGTGGCAGAACTTGAAATGCAACTGGTGCAGGCCGAAAAGGATTTCCAGAAGCTGAAGGAAATGTTCCCGGAAGAAGAAAAGGTGCCGCTGCGCTTGCAGGACCTCTATTCAGTGCTCCGCAGTTCCGGCGTGCAAATCCAGAAGTTCAATCCGGAAGGCCGTTCTGAAAGGGAACACTACATTGAAAACCGTTATTCCATTGCGGTCAATTCCGGTTATCACATGCTCGGTTACCTGTTTGCTGAAATTGCAAACTTCAATTACCCGACGGCTATTACGAACTTGAAACTTTCCCGCTATTCCGGCATCGCTGCCGAAGTGCAGAAAGCTGAAACTCACGGTTGGACTCCGATTACCATGTCGGTGAATTTCAACTTGACCACTTATACATCCAAGAAGGTTGGCAAATAA
- a CDS encoding PilN domain-containing protein, whose protein sequence is MATKKNKGANKALAITINLLPGEHRKQQKDLTWLTDRRVVWPTVFFILAIFVALFTYAYTLQELSSKEAELQSVRAAVERERPLLKKISELEKNQSIINTKINALKSIQISKKRWVVLFENISSVLPPNMWLLSVSQVSEFNLEMKGTTFDFSEVAEYMVKLEKQVSVQKVSLVSISTTKVDGDEAYSFTLKVELKKDLGEEG, encoded by the coding sequence ATGGCTACGAAGAAGAATAAAGGCGCTAACAAGGCGCTTGCAATTACGATCAACCTTTTGCCTGGCGAACATCGCAAGCAGCAAAAGGACTTGACTTGGCTTACGGACCGCCGTGTGGTGTGGCCTACAGTCTTTTTCATTCTTGCAATTTTTGTGGCTTTGTTCACTTATGCATACACGCTGCAGGAGCTTTCTAGCAAGGAAGCCGAACTTCAGTCTGTGCGTGCCGCTGTGGAACGTGAACGTCCGTTGCTCAAGAAAATTAGCGAACTTGAAAAGAACCAGTCCATTATCAATACCAAGATCAATGCGCTCAAGTCTATCCAGATTAGCAAAAAGCGCTGGGTGGTGTTGTTCGAAAACATTTCCTCGGTCTTGCCTCCGAATATGTGGCTCCTGAGCGTTTCGCAGGTGAGTGAATTCAACCTCGAAATGAAGGGGACGACGTTTGACTTCTCCGAAGTGGCTGAGTACATGGTGAAGCTCGAAAAGCAGGTCAGCGTACAGAAAGTTTCGCTCGTCTCTATCTCCACGACAAAGGTTGATGGCGATGAAGCCTATAGCTTTACACTCAAGGTCGAACTCAAGAAAGACCTTGGAGAGGAGGGGTGA
- the pilM gene encoding pilus assembly protein PilM, translating to MALGLIARIRGERETVGIDVGHYSIKYVKVYHDANGKRIVREVDLEPVPAGSIINGLIQRRDSEDLTAEKGAKKEKDGFDKLGEAFSKLLLRHPIDENVDVVASVNCGAGEGGVLVDRLSIKVPKNGNEAAIIVQTAQSRPPFDDQDNVLDYEVVSREGDEVKVNVVAAKSSMLDSWAQFFTRKGIRLSALDVDIFGLLNSFVMTASEEERKKTTAIFNIGDNKMSVGFIQDGAFHSVRSMNGGSLNVIINKLSSSLDISAEKCHEMFEKNDLKVVEGVAISVLEDAMKVAFEELMSQITFGIRYHSSAEDSRPLERILIGGGGASVPGLLEYIAEKTGIETATVNPFRSVECDSSVVDKEGMSVALSNIYAPALGLAMRKF from the coding sequence TTGGCTTTAGGATTGATTGCTAGAATTCGTGGAGAGCGCGAAACTGTTGGCATAGATGTTGGCCACTACAGCATCAAGTACGTTAAGGTCTATCATGATGCTAACGGTAAAAGAATTGTGCGCGAAGTGGATTTGGAACCCGTACCTGCGGGCTCCATCATCAATGGTCTTATCCAGAGACGTGATTCCGAAGATTTGACTGCAGAAAAAGGGGCGAAGAAAGAGAAGGATGGCTTCGACAAGTTGGGCGAGGCATTCTCCAAGTTGCTGCTTCGCCACCCGATTGATGAGAATGTGGATGTGGTTGCCTCGGTGAACTGCGGTGCCGGTGAAGGTGGTGTGCTCGTGGACCGCCTCTCGATCAAGGTCCCGAAAAACGGAAATGAAGCCGCCATTATTGTTCAGACTGCTCAGTCCCGTCCGCCGTTCGATGACCAGGACAACGTTCTGGACTACGAGGTTGTGTCTCGCGAAGGCGATGAGGTCAAGGTCAACGTGGTCGCTGCCAAGAGCTCGATGCTTGATTCCTGGGCTCAGTTCTTTACGCGCAAGGGCATTAGACTGTCGGCGCTGGATGTCGATATTTTTGGTCTGTTGAATTCCTTTGTGATGACGGCGTCCGAAGAGGAACGCAAGAAGACGACCGCCATCTTTAATATCGGTGATAACAAGATGAGCGTCGGTTTTATCCAGGATGGCGCCTTCCACTCTGTGCGATCCATGAATGGCGGTTCGCTAAACGTTATTATCAACAAGCTTTCTTCTAGCCTTGATATTTCTGCCGAAAAATGTCATGAAATGTTCGAAAAGAACGACCTGAAGGTTGTTGAAGGCGTTGCTATTTCTGTTCTCGAAGACGCCATGAAGGTCGCTTTCGAAGAACTCATGTCCCAGATAACCTTTGGTATCCGCTATCATTCTTCTGCGGAAGATTCCCGTCCGCTCGAAAGAATCCTGATCGGTGGCGGTGGAGCTTCTGTTCCGGGGCTTTTGGAATATATTGCCGAAAAGACCGGAATAGAAACGGCTACCGTGAACCCCTTCCGCTCTGTGGAATGCGATTCCAGCGTGGTCGACAAGGAGGGCATGTCTGTTGCCTTGTCTAACATTTACGCCCCGGCTTTGGGACTTGCAATGAGGAAGTTCTAA
- a CDS encoding PilZ domain-containing protein yields MPSELQEVWDFFQKYILPVLPFVALVLIEMQLMYNRRENEVMFGTEAFDEKIKAFEFTPKEVRTLEKLVRSSKFENKDAVLNSSGLFEAAVSEFYRIRNVFSVRDETLEAIAGLRRKMDFTGSNPLSMVCSTRQFNIGDKVDLEFENGQSFKRASIFERTEKVWSVKIDGSAVNAKALQGSHALIRWTRMNDAVYSIRMSVFAATPDKVVFTHSDKLDKEQLRKWVRQVVDFPVTATFPNGEVHSGMLYDLSAGGILLGLTEDVKPDQQFSISFELPTFGVQNVDVKVLNNLGHRNPNFPLYNSIAAVFTGSYAWTQERVLQYIFEATRKANPKKTESNGVNRVTT; encoded by the coding sequence ATGCCTAGCGAGCTTCAAGAAGTTTGGGATTTTTTCCAGAAATACATACTTCCGGTTCTTCCGTTTGTAGCGCTTGTGCTGATTGAAATGCAGCTGATGTACAACCGTCGCGAAAATGAAGTGATGTTTGGTACAGAAGCGTTCGACGAGAAGATCAAGGCGTTTGAGTTTACGCCCAAGGAAGTGCGTACTCTAGAAAAGCTGGTTCGTTCGTCCAAGTTCGAAAACAAGGACGCCGTGCTCAATTCTTCTGGACTCTTTGAAGCTGCCGTATCGGAATTTTATCGCATCCGTAATGTATTCTCTGTCCGCGATGAGACGCTTGAAGCGATTGCCGGCCTCCGGCGCAAGATGGACTTTACAGGTTCGAATCCCTTGTCCATGGTCTGCTCGACTAGGCAGTTCAATATTGGGGATAAGGTAGACTTGGAATTCGAGAATGGTCAGTCGTTTAAGCGTGCTTCGATATTCGAACGTACCGAAAAGGTTTGGAGCGTAAAGATTGACGGTTCTGCCGTTAATGCCAAGGCGCTGCAAGGCTCTCATGCGCTCATCCGCTGGACCCGTATGAATGACGCCGTATATTCAATACGGATGTCTGTTTTTGCTGCAACTCCAGACAAAGTTGTCTTTACCCACAGTGATAAACTCGATAAGGAACAGCTGCGTAAGTGGGTTCGTCAAGTTGTTGATTTCCCGGTGACGGCGACATTCCCGAACGGCGAGGTTCACTCGGGCATGCTTTATGACTTGTCTGCTGGTGGTATTCTGCTTGGCCTTACCGAAGACGTGAAACCGGACCAGCAGTTCTCCATTTCTTTTGAACTTCCGACGTTTGGCGTACAGAATGTGGATGTCAAGGTTTTGAACAACCTGGGGCACCGAAACCCCAATTTCCCCTTGTACAATTCCATCGCTGCCGTATTTACGGGCTCGTATGCCTGGACTCAGGAGCGTGTTCTTCAGTACATTTTTGAGGCAACCCGTAAGGCGAACCCGAAAAAAACGGAGTCAAATGGCGTAAATCGCGTAACAACTTAG
- a CDS encoding dihydroorotase, translating to MRKPCKGRLVNVVLKNAKFWNGKSFELQSEVRLNACETSETVEFDCNGALVMPALFGLGLDFMEPLRDDVYTFADGFDAMRKGGFYGGLYESAANPIDDADKFTAMVNRFKSEERGEDAFDIKFLGAYSKGFGTDSLAEMVELAEAGVAGFGDGNGVIPHSRFLRLAMEYGKMTGKRFFFQPMDKTLRHSGCVHEGAYSDMLGMKGIPRIAETIAAYTVLETARFLQVPVHFKQVTCGETLELVRNARKNGIDVTCDVNLYHLLLDDSCLETLDSAYHILPPIRSAADREALWQGVVDGTVNAISVNHTPVLRQDTVVNFEDSVPGALSLEVALPAIWNKLVASVGEVRAIELLSTAPARLAGAESAGESVVVLAPEKTHKVLESDFAGHVCNSPLTGKELPSSILASYINGVWTEL from the coding sequence ATGCGTAAACCTTGTAAGGGTCGTCTTGTGAATGTCGTTCTGAAAAATGCAAAGTTCTGGAACGGCAAGTCTTTTGAACTTCAGAGCGAAGTTCGCCTGAACGCTTGCGAAACGTCCGAAACGGTTGAATTTGACTGCAACGGTGCGCTTGTGATGCCGGCCCTCTTTGGCCTTGGCCTTGACTTTATGGAACCGCTCCGCGATGACGTCTATACGTTTGCCGATGGCTTTGATGCCATGCGCAAGGGCGGTTTTTACGGTGGCCTTTACGAAAGTGCTGCAAACCCGATTGACGATGCCGACAAGTTCACTGCAATGGTGAACCGATTCAAGTCCGAAGAACGCGGCGAAGATGCTTTCGATATCAAGTTCCTCGGTGCTTACAGCAAGGGCTTTGGCACGGATAGCTTGGCCGAAATGGTCGAGCTTGCCGAAGCAGGTGTCGCTGGTTTTGGCGACGGTAATGGCGTGATTCCGCACTCCCGCTTCCTCCGCCTCGCTATGGAATATGGCAAGATGACGGGCAAGCGCTTCTTCTTCCAGCCGATGGACAAGACGCTCCGCCACAGCGGTTGTGTGCATGAAGGCGCCTATTCCGACATGCTCGGCATGAAGGGCATTCCGCGCATTGCCGAAACGATTGCTGCTTACACGGTTCTCGAAACGGCTCGATTCCTCCAAGTGCCGGTACACTTCAAACAAGTCACCTGCGGTGAAACTCTTGAACTTGTCCGTAACGCCCGCAAGAACGGTATCGATGTCACTTGCGATGTGAACTTGTACCACTTGCTCCTGGATGATTCCTGCCTCGAAACGCTCGACTCCGCATACCATATCCTCCCGCCGATCCGCTCGGCTGCAGACCGCGAAGCCTTGTGGCAGGGTGTTGTCGATGGAACCGTCAATGCCATCAGCGTGAACCACACGCCGGTGCTCCGCCAGGATACGGTTGTGAATTTCGAAGATTCCGTGCCGGGTGCTCTTTCCTTGGAAGTCGCACTCCCTGCTATTTGGAACAAACTTGTGGCAAGTGTCGGCGAAGTTCGTGCTATCGAACTCCTTTCGACTGCTCCTGCTCGTTTGGCTGGTGCCGAATCCGCCGGCGAAAGCGTGGTGGTGCTTGCTCCGGAAAAGACGCACAAGGTTCTCGAAAGCGACTTTGCAGGCCACGTCTGCAATTCTCCGCTTACAGGTAAGGAACTCCCGTCGTCCATCCTCGCAAGCTATATCAATGGTGTATGGACTGAGCTGTAG
- a CDS encoding aspartate carbamoyltransferase catalytic subunit — protein MSALEIKHLFGLRGVSKHDIRLILDHAKQFREILERPVKKVPSLRGMTVVNLFFENSTRTRTSFELAEKRLSADTVNFASSNSSVKKGETLVDTLRNIEAMKIDIVVVRHKGTGVPKFLADNSNAIIVNAGDGAHEHPTQALLDMLTIEEKLGTLEGKNVTIIGDIRHSRVARSNLWGMSTMGAHVTLCGPSTLVPRNTDLMNHVTWEPDVKKAVANADAIIALRLQKERMDDALLPSMREYRNTFGITEELLECAKDKVIIMHPGPINRGVELDSDIADGEHSVILDQVTNGVAVRMAVLFLLAGGRNNENA, from the coding sequence GTGAGCGCTTTGGAAATTAAACACCTGTTTGGACTTCGTGGAGTGTCCAAGCATGATATCCGTCTGATTCTGGACCATGCAAAACAGTTCCGCGAAATTCTCGAACGCCCGGTCAAGAAGGTGCCGAGCCTCCGGGGCATGACGGTCGTGAACTTGTTCTTCGAGAACAGCACCCGTACGCGCACCAGCTTTGAACTTGCCGAAAAGCGCCTCTCCGCCGATACGGTGAACTTTGCAAGCTCGAATTCCAGCGTCAAGAAGGGCGAAACGCTCGTCGATACGCTCCGCAACATCGAAGCCATGAAGATTGACATCGTGGTCGTCCGTCACAAGGGAACGGGCGTGCCGAAGTTCCTTGCGGACAACAGCAATGCCATTATCGTGAACGCTGGCGACGGTGCCCATGAACACCCGACGCAGGCTCTCCTCGACATGCTGACGATCGAAGAAAAGCTTGGAACGCTCGAAGGCAAGAACGTGACGATCATTGGCGATATCCGCCACAGCCGTGTCGCCCGCAGTAACCTCTGGGGCATGTCCACGATGGGCGCTCACGTGACGCTCTGCGGACCTTCGACGCTTGTGCCGCGCAATACAGACCTCATGAACCATGTGACGTGGGAACCGGACGTGAAGAAGGCTGTTGCCAATGCCGACGCCATCATCGCTCTCCGCTTGCAAAAAGAACGCATGGATGACGCACTCCTCCCGAGCATGCGTGAATACCGCAATACGTTCGGCATCACGGAAGAACTCCTCGAATGCGCTAAGGACAAGGTCATCATCATGCACCCGGGTCCAATCAACCGCGGCGTGGAACTCGATTCCGATATCGCCGATGGCGAACATTCTGTAATTCTTGATCAGGTGACCAACGGTGTCGCCGTCCGTATGGCCGTTCTCTTCCTTTTGGCTGGAGGTCGCAACAATGAAAATGCGTAA
- the pyrR gene encoding bifunctional pyr operon transcriptional regulator/uracil phosphoribosyltransferase PyrR: MNDNCKKVSELLTAQTMEFALDEMAAKIAKMHPSADNMIVLGMASRGIPLAKKLTERLSQKFGKPIEMGSLDATYYRDDFHYRKKVATEMRFTEMPASVEGKTVILVDDVLYTGRSALAAMRSILDLGRPAAIRLCVLVDRGHRELPIAPDCVGLTVETARNQEVRVAIEPIDKENSVYLVEVEA; encoded by the coding sequence ATGAACGATAACTGCAAAAAAGTAAGCGAGCTTCTTACAGCGCAGACGATGGAATTTGCGCTAGACGAGATGGCGGCGAAGATTGCGAAGATGCATCCGTCCGCTGACAACATGATTGTGCTCGGCATGGCTAGCCGCGGTATTCCGCTGGCAAAAAAGCTCACCGAGCGTCTTTCTCAGAAATTTGGCAAGCCCATTGAAATGGGTAGCCTCGATGCCACGTACTACCGTGACGACTTCCACTACCGCAAGAAGGTGGCGACAGAAATGCGCTTTACCGAAATGCCGGCCTCGGTAGAAGGCAAGACGGTCATCCTTGTAGATGACGTGCTTTACACGGGCCGTTCGGCCTTGGCTGCCATGCGTTCCATCTTGGACCTTGGCCGTCCTGCTGCAATCCGCCTTTGCGTGCTCGTGGACCGCGGACATCGTGAACTTCCGATCGCTCCGGATTGTGTGGGGCTTACGGTCGAAACCGCTAGGAATCAGGAAGTCCGCGTGGCGATTGAACCTATTGATAAAGAAAATTCCGTTTATCTCGTAGAAGTGGAGGCGTAA
- a CDS encoding peptidylprolyl isomerase — protein MAFNQLDKPQAGETIAIMKTNHGTMKLRLFEEIVGECATNFIELAKQGKYDGAPFHRIIKDFMIQGGDFTRRNGTGGHAAKGPGSTIGDKYDSRLTHVRGALSWAKTSMPHSIGSQFFIVHGNNVHFLDHEQCGPGPADGYSVFGQLYEGFDVLDKIAGVDTDRMDRPYDDVIIESVTIEKA, from the coding sequence ATGGCATTTAATCAGTTAGACAAACCGCAGGCAGGCGAAACCATCGCCATCATGAAAACCAACCATGGCACCATGAAACTCCGCCTTTTCGAAGAAATCGTCGGCGAATGTGCAACAAACTTCATTGAACTTGCAAAACAGGGCAAGTACGACGGCGCTCCGTTCCACCGCATCATCAAGGACTTCATGATCCAGGGTGGCGACTTCACCCGTAGAAACGGCACCGGTGGCCACGCCGCCAAGGGTCCAGGCTCTACCATCGGCGACAAGTACGACAGCCGTCTCACCCACGTCCGCGGCGCTCTCAGCTGGGCAAAGACCTCCATGCCGCACTCTATCGGCAGCCAGTTCTTCATCGTTCACGGCAACAACGTCCACTTCCTCGACCACGAACAGTGCGGTCCGGGCCCGGCTGACGGTTACTCCGTATTCGGCCAGCTCTACGAAGGCTTCGATGTGCTCGACAAGATCGCCGGTGTCGATACCGACCGTATGGACCGCCCGTACGACGACGTAATCATCGAATCCGTCACAATCGAAAAGGCTTAA
- a CDS encoding M23 family metallopeptidase, which yields MVRLTKISSLLLSAGCAFSFAGTGSNTVCDASKMDAFAYEDCIAVQRGAKLDNTDFSEKAAPPPELISESYVEPFSYDPFKRDAYLTSSFGENRGTRYHAGIDYSTQMEEGWPIYAPENGYVREIKTSPFGYGKVMFFEGESGKTWVFAHQSSFTPAIEDQIKQKQYATKSNDISIKPNTRFRKGDTLTFAGSTGIGNPHLHLEVRLNKDDITSPCQLGVKCLDTIAPQIFGVAVWQGNELALTTDNSLRNGCVETPVKNEFNLSMAIKIADYSREPKENPMAIRRLEMWRYDEKIYSKVMDTLSYKKMIDIRNELLWAEEADTAGDWHYINAKLGPISTYRLEIEDFSGHIIKREFNFHQSCKDNGKIILTQYQNTPLYTFLSKSMLDIYRCESGYKFTALNKDEQVINNDLCKIFDHNKPLPIGKIVETFPETRFIRYSADAAATGTGRSLNELISIYPYGKYKTSINWYTKVGNVKISQKISGIPVVGDTSQRVLAVTRNQTDSIDFYEFHPKGLQFYGKWNVCIENEDNPAPLYWLGETTRRWFYFEKQTGGKNRCATTNELRDLANISDEDGISLGFPYWAETLVGGMYQSALKIPLYSKYAGIPDGNAINVKYKNKWIAAEYDSEPREIIILGDALPDAGETITLEITDDSKRKIKKEIAVPGF from the coding sequence ATGGTCAGGCTTACAAAAATTTCGTCACTCTTACTCTCCGCCGGGTGTGCTTTTAGCTTTGCCGGCACAGGTTCAAACACCGTCTGCGACGCATCCAAGATGGACGCATTCGCCTATGAGGACTGCATTGCAGTTCAAAGAGGAGCAAAGCTTGACAACACGGATTTTTCAGAAAAAGCCGCCCCACCACCGGAACTGATTTCCGAATCGTACGTAGAACCTTTTTCGTACGATCCTTTCAAACGCGATGCTTATTTGACATCCTCGTTTGGTGAAAATCGCGGCACGCGTTACCATGCCGGCATCGACTACTCCACGCAAATGGAAGAAGGCTGGCCCATCTACGCTCCAGAAAATGGTTATGTCAGAGAAATCAAGACTTCGCCATTCGGTTATGGTAAAGTCATGTTCTTCGAAGGCGAAAGCGGCAAGACCTGGGTATTCGCCCACCAAAGCAGCTTCACGCCTGCCATAGAAGACCAGATCAAGCAAAAGCAGTACGCCACCAAGAGTAACGACATTTCCATCAAGCCGAACACCAGATTTCGCAAAGGCGACACACTCACATTCGCGGGAAGTACCGGCATCGGGAATCCCCATTTGCATCTTGAAGTCCGCCTGAACAAAGACGACATCACTTCGCCATGTCAGCTCGGCGTCAAATGCCTCGACACCATCGCACCGCAAATTTTCGGAGTTGCCGTATGGCAAGGCAATGAACTAGCCCTCACTACAGACAACTCACTCCGTAACGGCTGCGTTGAAACGCCCGTCAAAAACGAGTTTAACTTGTCCATGGCCATCAAGATTGCCGACTATAGCCGTGAGCCCAAGGAAAACCCAATGGCCATCCGCCGTTTGGAAATGTGGCGCTACGACGAAAAAATTTACAGCAAAGTTATGGATACCCTCAGCTATAAAAAGATGATCGATATCCGCAACGAGCTCCTTTGGGCCGAAGAAGCCGACACTGCAGGCGACTGGCATTACATTAACGCAAAGCTTGGTCCCATCTCCACATACAGGCTCGAAATCGAAGACTTTAGCGGACACATCATCAAGCGCGAATTCAACTTCCATCAGTCCTGCAAGGATAACGGGAAAATCATCCTCACGCAATACCAGAACACTCCGCTATACACTTTCTTGAGCAAGAGCATGCTTGACATTTATCGTTGCGAATCTGGATACAAATTCACAGCCCTGAATAAAGATGAGCAAGTGATCAACAACGACCTCTGCAAAATATTTGACCACAACAAGCCGCTCCCGATTGGAAAAATCGTCGAGACGTTCCCCGAAACAAGATTCATCCGATATAGCGCAGATGCCGCCGCCACAGGTACCGGACGCAGCTTAAATGAACTTATTTCAATTTACCCCTATGGCAAATACAAAACCAGCATCAACTGGTATACTAAAGTAGGCAACGTTAAAATTTCACAGAAAATTTCGGGTATTCCGGTTGTCGGCGACACATCACAACGAGTCCTCGCCGTTACGCGCAACCAGACCGACAGCATTGATTTTTACGAATTCCATCCGAAGGGATTGCAATTCTATGGCAAGTGGAACGTTTGTATTGAAAACGAAGACAATCCAGCACCGCTCTACTGGCTTGGCGAAACGACTCGCCGTTGGTTCTACTTCGAAAAGCAGACCGGAGGTAAGAACCGTTGCGCTACGACAAACGAACTTAGAGATCTCGCTAACATTTCGGATGAAGACGGTATTTCACTCGGATTCCCCTATTGGGCAGAAACTCTCGTCGGAGGCATGTACCAATCCGCTCTTAAGATTCCGCTTTATTCTAAATACGCCGGAATTCCAGACGGAAACGCCATCAACGTCAAGTACAAGAACAAGTGGATTGCCGCCGAATACGATTCTGAACCAAGAGAGATCATCATCCTTGGCGATGCACTCCCCGATGCAGGCGAAACAATTACGCTTGAAATCACGGACGATTCCAAGCGCAAAATCAAAAAAGAGATTGCCGTTCCGGGATTTTAA